Proteins from a genomic interval of Bacteroidota bacterium:
- a CDS encoding RES domain-containing protein, protein MIEKVANNKFNTEKLNLNPADKVKEKLDYYRTLFNKTHDLTSDELENLSQNIKTFFNLKAVGYTDNPPSRLVRISVNNRILASKGKELSFLTEISELLAPPIKDTNYGRCNIPGQQVLYCATSEGGAYWETKPKNGDVITLSHFELKPNTKVNCNIVRREKRELKNTNHPLVGIGHLLEEFLIAAFSLEVSRERLADYLFSSLLASEQLFHPVVSDKNIEAIIYPSVQKKKFGENFAIRNDLILERYNLIGVETRFILDEYENLDPTSDEVTTDQLIGSFGTTAFDFENGKILYNEKADEIFKLFRQLQTGEGKQVRYDQPNTPKNITFDFTPTNHLTKGETRNNKSIKLGRNDKVNVVYQDGKRLDNIKYKKISADIESGKCKITKY, encoded by the coding sequence ATGATTGAAAAAGTTGCAAATAATAAGTTCAATACTGAGAAGCTCAATCTTAATCCTGCCGACAAAGTCAAGGAGAAACTTGACTATTACAGAACACTTTTCAATAAGACACACGACTTAACTTCTGACGAGCTTGAAAATCTTTCACAGAACATAAAAACATTTTTCAATCTAAAAGCAGTTGGCTATACAGACAATCCACCTTCAAGATTGGTTCGGATTTCAGTAAATAATCGCATACTTGCTTCTAAAGGAAAAGAATTAAGTTTTCTGACAGAGATATCTGAATTACTTGCTCCACCAATAAAAGACACTAACTACGGTCGGTGTAACATACCCGGACAACAGGTTTTATACTGTGCGACATCTGAAGGGGGGGCATATTGGGAGACCAAACCTAAAAACGGTGATGTTATTACCCTTTCCCACTTTGAATTAAAACCCAATACAAAAGTCAACTGTAACATAGTCCGCAGAGAAAAAAGAGAACTAAAAAACACAAATCATCCTCTTGTTGGAATTGGACATTTACTTGAAGAATTTTTGATAGCCGCCTTTAGTTTAGAAGTTTCAAGAGAAAGACTAGCTGACTATTTGTTTAGCTCCTTACTTGCATCAGAACAACTCTTTCACCCCGTAGTATCTGACAAGAATATTGAAGCGATAATTTATCCAAGCGTTCAGAAGAAGAAGTTTGGAGAGAACTTCGCAATTCGTAATGATTTGATTTTGGAACGATATAATTTAATTGGAGTAGAAACACGGTTTATTCTTGACGAATACGAGAATTTAGACCCAACCTCTGATGAAGTTACAACCGACCAACTTATAGGTTCATTTGGGACAACTGCATTTGACTTTGAAAATGGGAAAATTTTATACAATGAAAAGGCAGATGAAATATTCAAGCTGTTTCGACAACTTCAAACAGGAGAAGGGAAACAAGTTCGATATGATCAACCCAATACTCCTAAAAATATCACATTCGATTTTACACCGACAAATCATTTGACTAAGGGGGAAACTAGAAACAATAAATCGATTAAACTAGGGCGTAACGACAAGGTTAATGTAGTCTATCAAGATGGTAAACGGCTTGACAATATTAAATACAAAAAAATTTCAGCAGACATTGAAAGTGGGAAGTGTAAGATTACAAAATATTAG